The Candidatus Poribacteria bacterium sequence TATATCCAGTTAACCCAAACAAAATTGAGGAGGCGCGCTCACACAGCGCGCCTAACGGAGAAATGTTTATCGTAGGATCGGATGGCAACTAATCTTCCAATCCACCCGCCCATTTGAGACATCCTATGATGTGTTCATGGAACCATTCTTCGTTCCAAAGGGCATCGGGATGTCCGAGTGCCGTATACATCACGCGTCCTTTTCCGTAGGTATGGCACCAACCGAGTGCGTAATCATCGTCTTCACGATTACCGCGAGAGAGATCGATGGAATCGTTGTCCAAACGCATCAGGACCCGTGTTTTGGAGCGATCCCAATCTTTAAACGTGTAGATTTCATCAACGACCTTGAAGTTGCTCCCGAGCATACGCGTGGCTGGATGGTTCCCGTCTTCCACGATCACGTTTACTTCTTGATGCCATGGGTGTCCGGCGAAATAGCCACCGAGCATCTCACCGTATTCGGGCCAGTCGTAGCAGGTGTCTGTCGCGTTGTGGATGCCGAAGAAGGCTTTGCCGTTCCGCACAAAACTCAACAGTGCCTCTTTCTGAGCGTCATCAAACGGAAGATTACCTGTCGTTGCGAATGCGAGGATGTCTTGGTTTTCAAGGTTTTCGGCGTTAATTCGGTCGCATCGGTGTGTTGTGGTGACATTCCAACCGTTTGCTGCACCAATTTGCTTCAGGGCGACTTCTGCATCGGGTAAATAAGTGTGCTCAAAGCCAGCGGAATGGCGTAACATTAGAATGTTCATAGAAAACTCCTTTACAATGGGGCGATGCGCGAGATACATGACGATGAATTGATAATTCTTTAGTTTTCGCATTAAATTTAGGAACTCTATCAGATCACGCGCTTTTTTCGTATACGTATTATACAAAATTGTCAGAAAAAATGTTAAACTATTTTGTATTATAGCGTCACATAAAGCAGTGTTGACGCTCATTCATGTGATACGTTATTATTGATATTCACCCAACACCTTCTGGATATCCAAGGCACAAAACGATAGGAGAACCAAATGAGGTTTCTAAAAAAAGGCGACAAAAAAAAACCGAAATCCGCGTCGGATACTGCGGCGAAAGCACATCCCGACTTAAAGGTAATTACGGGTTCACAAATTTCGGGTCGACAACCCCAACAACCAACGGCTCCCCGACAACAACCTCAGCAACAAAACATCACATTACCCAATATCAAGTATAAAATCGCCGTCGCCAGTGGGAAAGGCGGGGTCGGGAAATCTACCGTCGCTACCAATCTCGCAATTTCCTTGGCGAATGCGGGGGCAGCAGTCGGTTTGATGGACGCTGATGCCTACGGTCCCAGCATCCCAACAATGATGGGTATCCAAGAACAACCCAAGACCAGCCCGGAACGTAAGATTATTCCGCTCGTTCGGCACGACATTAAACTCATGTCGATTGGGTTTATGGTGCCCGAAGAGCAGGCGATGATCTGGCGGGGACCGATGTTACACAGTGCCATTCGCCAATTTCTCAGCGATGTGGACTGGGGGGAACTCGATTATCTCATCATTGACCTGCCACCGGGAACAGGGGATGTCGCCCTCTCGCTCACGCAAGCGATTCCGCTCACGGGTGCGCTCATTGTTACGACCCCACAAGATGTCGCTCTCGCCGATGTTCGACGCGGCGTTGCCATGTTCGAACGTCTCGGTGTACCTATCCTCGGTATCATTGAAAACATGAGCTACTTCATCTGTCCGCACTGCCACGAGAAAACAGAAATCTTTAGGGCGGATGGCGGTAAAAACACCAGTGAACGCTTTGGCGTTACGTTCTTGGGGCAAATCCCCCTTGATGCTGAAGTTTGCACTGCCGGGGACATCGGCGTGCCGATTGTCGCCGGACATCCAGAATCCCCACAATCCGAAGCCTTCGGCGCGGTCGCGGCGGAATTAACGACGGTTCTGGAGGAGAGTGGCGAAGAAGACGAATTGACGATCCTCTAAACCTCGACACAAAAGAAACTTCATTGACAAATCCTGCGTTTCCTATTAGAGTAAGTTTAGATTTATATCCGAAACCGTTAACGCTTTCTCATTCGAGTGATAGAGAAATCCTACGTAAGGAGGCACTCTCATGGCGAATACAGGTTGGGGAAACATCTACAAAAAACTCGGGGCACGCCCCGTCATTAATGCGACAGGCAACCAGACCGTCCGAGGCGGATCCACACCTTCGGCAACCGTCCGAGACGCAATGCGCCAAGCGGATGAAAGTTACGTCGAAATGGAGGAATTGCTCGAAAAATCGGGACAATTCATCGCTGAACAGTTGGGGGT is a genomic window containing:
- a CDS encoding ThuA domain-containing protein; its protein translation is MSVNTALCDAIIQNSLTFFLTILYNTYTKKARDLIEFLNLMRKLKNYQFIVMYLAHRPIVKEFSMNILMLRHSAGFEHTYLPDAEVALKQIGAANGWNVTTTHRCDRINAENLENQDILAFATTGNLPFDDAQKEALLSFVRNGKAFFGIHNATDTCYDWPEYGEMLGGYFAGHPWHQEVNVIVEDGNHPATRMLGSNFKVVDEIYTFKDWDRSKTRVLMRLDNDSIDLSRGNREDDDYALGWCHTYGKGRVMYTALGHPDALWNEEWFHEHIIGCLKWAGGLED
- a CDS encoding Mrp/NBP35 family ATP-binding protein, with protein sequence MRFLKKGDKKKPKSASDTAAKAHPDLKVITGSQISGRQPQQPTAPRQQPQQQNITLPNIKYKIAVASGKGGVGKSTVATNLAISLANAGAAVGLMDADAYGPSIPTMMGIQEQPKTSPERKIIPLVRHDIKLMSIGFMVPEEQAMIWRGPMLHSAIRQFLSDVDWGELDYLIIDLPPGTGDVALSLTQAIPLTGALIVTTPQDVALADVRRGVAMFERLGVPILGIIENMSYFICPHCHEKTEIFRADGGKNTSERFGVTFLGQIPLDAEVCTAGDIGVPIVAGHPESPQSEAFGAVAAELTTVLEESGEEDELTIL